From the Daucus carota subsp. sativus chromosome 8, DH1 v3.0, whole genome shotgun sequence genome, one window contains:
- the LOC108199367 gene encoding uncharacterized protein LOC108199367, with translation MMVVMGMSLTCVMDLIVAGISLMIGLGLFAFITSILCSAAFVHNVKDLS, from the coding sequence ATGATGGTTGTGATGGGAATGAGCTTAACATGTGTAATGGACTTGATAGTAGCTGGGATTTCATTGATGATTGGGCTGGGCCTCTTTGCATTCATCACTTCTATACTTTGCTCAGCTGCTTTTGTTCACAATGTCAAGGATCTTTCTTGA
- the LOC108199365 gene encoding 6-phosphogluconate dehydrogenase, decarboxylating 2, whose product MTPPPTRIGLAGLAVMGQNLALNIAEKGFPISVYNRTTSKVDETVERAKKEGDLPLYGFHDPEAFVNSIQKPRVVIMLVKAGAPVDQTIKTLSVYLEKGDCIIDGGNEWYENTERREKAMAEKGLLYLGMGVSGGEEGARNGPSMMPGGSFEAYKNIEDILLKVAAQVPDSGPCVTYIGEGGSGNFVKMVHNGIEYGDMQLISEAYDVLKSVGKLSNEELHEVFSEWNKGELQSFLIEITADIFGIKDDKADGYLVDKVLDKTGMKGTGKWTVQQAAELSIAAPTIASSLDSRFLSGLKDERVAAAEVFKSGGVDDILTDQTVDKKKLIDDVRQALYASKICSYAQGMNLIRAKSIEMGWGLTLGELARIWKGGCIIRAIFLDRIKKAYDRNADLASLLLDPEFAKEMIERQAAWRRVVCVAINSGVSTPGMSSSLAYFDTYRRERLPANLVQAQRDYFGAHTYERTDMPGDFHTEWFKIARNSKK is encoded by the coding sequence ATGACACCTCCCCCAACAAGAATCGGTCTCGCTGGCCTTGCTGTCATGGGCCAAAATCTTGCGCTCAACATTGCTGAGAAAGGGTTTCCTATTTCTGTTTACAATCGAACCACTTCAAAAGTTGATGAGACTGTTGAACGTGCCAAAAAGGAGGGAGACCTTCCTTTATACGGCTTCCATGATCCCGAAGCATTTGTGAACTCAATCCAGAAACCACGAGTCGTAATTATGCTTGTTAAGGCTGGTGCACCAGTTGATCAAACTATCAAAACTCTATCTGTGTACTTAGAAAAAGGAGATTGTATTATTGATGGTGGTAACGAGTGGTATGAGAATAccgagaggagagagaaagcTATGGCTGAAAAAGGTCTACTGTATCTTGGAATGGGAGTTTCAGGTGGTGAAGAGGGTGCTCGTAATGGGCCTTCTATGATGCCTGGAGGATCCTTTGAGGCTTACAAGAATATAGAAGATATCCTTCTGAAGGTGGCTGCTCAAGTCCCTGACAGTGGCCCTTGTGTTACATACATCGGCGAAGGAGGATCTGGTAATTTCGTGAAGATGGTTCACAATGGGATTGAATATGGTGATATGCAGCTGATCTCAGAAGCTTATGATGTATTAAAATCAGTTGGGAAGCTTTCTAATGAGGAACTGCATGAGGTTTTCTCAGAGTGGAACAAGGGGGAACTTCAGAGCTTCTTGATAGAGATTACAGCTGATATCTTTGGAATTAAGGATGACAAGGCAGATGGATATTTGGTCGATAAAGTTCTTGATAAAACAGGTATGAAGGGTACAGGTAAGTGGACTGTGCAGCAAGCTGCTGAGCTGTCTATTGCTGCTCCTACTATTGCCTCCTCTCTGGATTCAAGATTCCTCAGTGGGTTGAAGGATGAAAGGGTTGCAGCTGCAGAAGTCTTCAAATCAGGTGGAGTAGATGACATCCTTACTGACCAAACTGTGGATAAGAAGAAGCTGATCGATGATGTTAGACAAGCGCTTTATGCATCAAAAATATGTAGTTATGCTCAGGGAATGAATTTGATCCGTGCCAAGAGTATTGAAATGGGATGGGGCTTAACACTGGGGGAGCTTGCTAGGATATGGAAGGGTGGTTGCATTATCCGTGCCATATTTTTGGACCGAATTAAGAAAGCTTATGATAGAAATGCAGACCTTGCCAGTCTCCTCTTGGATCCAGAGTTTGCAAAGGAGATGATAGAGCGACAAGCAGCTTGGCGAAGAGTTGTTTGTGTTGCTATCAACTCTGGTGTTAGCACTCCCGGTATGTCTTCTAGTCTTGCTTACTTTGACACTTACAGGAGGGAAAGGCTGCCTGCTAACTTGGTTCAAGCTCAAAGAGATTACTTTGGTGCTCATACCTACGAGAGAACTGATATGCCAGGGGACTTTCACACTGAATGGTTCAAGATTGCCAGGaactcaaaaaaataa
- the LOC108199281 gene encoding ceramide synthase 1 LOH3 — translation MGFVDLYGLVDWEQESYPEYQDLAVLPLFAVFFPSVRYFLDRFLFEKAGRWLIFGNEHQKLDLETNDRKKKIRKFKESAWKCLYFLSAEIFALSVTYNEPWFTDTSKFWSGPGNQVWPEQKTKLKLKGLYMYTGGFYTYSIFALIFWETRRADFGVSMGHHLATAILIISSYILRFIRVGSVILALHDASDVFLEVGKMSKYGGAEGLASFSFILFVLSWILLRLIYYPFWVLRSTSYELLKVLDKEKYRVAYYYIFNTLLFSLLVLHVYWWVLMYRMLVKQIQARGQLSEDVRSDSEDETEHED, via the exons ATGGGGTTTGTTGATTTGTATGGTTTGGTTGATTGGGAGCAAGAATCATATCCGGAGTATCAAGATTTGGCTGTTCTGCCTTTGTTTGCTGTGTTTTTCCCCTCAGTTAGATACTTTCTTGACAGATTTTTATTTGAG AAAGCAGGGAGATGGTTGATATTTGGAAATGAACATCAGAAGCTGGATCTCGAGACAAATGATAGGAAAAAGAAGATACGAAAGTTCAAGGAATCAGCTTGGAAAtgtctttattttctttcagcAGAGATATTTGCTCTTTCTGTAACCTATAATGAGCCTTGGTTCACTGACACTAGCAAATTTTGGTCGGGCCCTGGAAATCAAGTTTGGCCAGAGCAGAAAACTAA GTTAAAGCTAAAAGGACTATATATGTATACTGGTGGATTCTATACATACTCCATATTTGCTTTGATATTCTGGGAAACGAGGCGGGCTGATTTTGGGGTATCTATGGGTCATCATTTAGCAACTGCCATCCTCATCATATCGTCGTACATATTAAG ATTTATTCGAGTGGGTTCTGTTATTCTGGCTCTTCATGATGCTAGTGATGTATTTCTTGAAGTTGGCAAGATGTCCAAATATGGAGGAGCAGAGGGACTTGCTAGCTTTTCATTTATCCTGTTCGTCTTATCATGGATTTTACTTCGCCTTATCTACTATCCATTCTGGGTCCTGAGGAGTACAAG TTATGAGCTTCTCAAGGTTTTGGACAAGGAGAAGTACAGAGTTGCCTACTATTACATATTCAATACTCTTCTCTTCTCCTTACTTGTTCTTCATGTATACTGGTGGGTGTTGATGTATAGAATGCTTGTCAAACAAATTCAAGCAAGAGGCCAACTTAGTGAGGATGTCCGATCTG ATTCTGAAGATGAAACGGAACATGAAGATTAA
- the LOC108199280 gene encoding uncharacterized protein LOC108199280 — protein sequence MSKEDVRRPARKESSCLKEKDDQKPNYNLLSKHLKKVYPDKVYNASTSPLSLSSLSLSLSQNSSDSTDSSPTLNQKIAAAVRLIAPREKRELPTVARYMQNLSPGHNTGDCEGLNRCNWITANSDRVYVQFHDERWGLPEYDDNKLFELLAMSGMLMDFNWTEILRRKELFREAFAGFDPQTVARMGEKEIMEISTNKAIMLAESRVRCIIDNAKCIQRIDTEYGSFGGYLWGYMDYKPVINRFRYARNVPLRSPKAEAISKDLVKRGFRFVGPVIVYSFMQAAGMSIDHLVDCFRFQDCVSHAERPWRHV from the exons ATGTCTAAAGAAGATGTGAGAAGGCCTGCCAGGAAAGAGAGCAGTTGTttgaaagaaaaagatgatcaGAAGCCGAACTACAACTTGTTATCCAAACACCTGAAGAAAGTGTATCCAGACAAGGTTTATAATGCGAGTACATCACCTCTATCTTTGTCGTCTCTGTCACTGTCTTTGTCTCAGAACTCAAGCGATTCCACAGATTCTTCTCCAACCCTGAATCAGAAAATTGCTGCTGCAGTCCGCCTGATTGCTCCACGTGAAAAAAGAGAGCTTCCAACTGTGGCTAGATACATGCAAAATCTTAGTCCAGGTCACAATACCGGTGATTGTGAAGGCTTGAACAGGTGTAATTGGATTACAGCAAATAGCG ACAGAGTCTACGTACAATTTCATGATGAGCGCTGGGGACTTCCAGAATACGATGACAA TAAACTATTTGAACTTCTTGCAATGTCTGGTATGCTAATGGACTTCAACTGGACTGAAATTCTAAGGAGAAAAGAACTATTCAG AGAAGCTTTCGCGGGATTTGATCCACAAACTGTTGCCAGAATGGGGGAGAAGGAGATCATGGAAATTTCCACCAACAAAGCCATTATGTTAGCAGAGAGCAGAGTCAGATGCATTATAGACAATGCCAAATGCATACAAAGG ATTGATACAGAGTACGGATCTTTCGGTGGCTATCTCTGGGGATACATGGACTACAAACCAGTGATCAACAGATTCAGATATGCAAGAAATGTGCCTCTGAGGTCACCGAAGGCGGAAGCCATTAGCAAGGACTTAGTGAAGAGAGGGTTTCGGTTTGTTGGACCTGTGATTGTGTACTCATTCATGCAAGCTGCAGGGATGAGCATTGATCATCTTGTTGATTGCTTTAGGTTTCAAGATTGTGTGAGCCATGCTGAAAGACCATGGAGACATGTCTAA
- the LOC108199279 gene encoding phosphatidylinositol 4-kinase gamma 7-like, which translates to MSRNSDSPVQTQMAVAVLSSPLGREYQRSNMVEGKPAGTRRVFVQTETGCVLGMELNRSDNAHTVKRRLQIALNVPIEESSLTYGDRVLDNDLSAIRNDSPLLLTRNLIHRSSSTPCLSPRGGDLDQRDRSGPIEILGHSKVFVKTKQLVKEIVKGMKLGVDPLPVHGGLGGAYYFRNKRGESVVIVKPTDEEPFAPNNPKGFVGKALGQPGLKRSIRVGETGFREVAAYLLDYDHFANVPPTALVKITHPIFNVNNGVNAKKPQNKQPVSKIASFQQFIPHDFDASDHGTSSFPVAAVHRIGILDIRILNTDRHAGNLLVRKLDSIGGFGQVELIPIDHGLCLPESLEDPYFEWIHWPQASIPFSDDELEYIQKLDPFQDSVMLRDELPMIREACLRVLVLCTIFLKEAASFGLCLAEIGEMISREFRRGEEEPSELEIVCMEARRLMAEREILSPKVHAEDDGFQFDIDCEDAGFDFSEELMAKSSFHFGGSISSGRNPLSRLEESIEEEVEEEETEAVVDDKKPIKFASPAKKPNISKLSMSLKKTSLDESMKYQKFSASRPEYGFNTNSSGHRSADEQLPASASFVKFSDMREEEWALFLEKFQELLYPAFAQRKSATLGQRQRQRLGTSCKF; encoded by the coding sequence ATGTCGCGTAACTCAGACAGCCCTGTTCAAACACAGATGGCGGTAGCAGTTTTGAGTAGTCCGTTGGGTAGGGAATACCAGAGAAGCAATATGGTGGAAGGGAAGCCTGCTGGTACAAGACGTGTTTTTGTGCAGACTGAAACAGGATGTGTGTTAGGGATGGAATTGAATCGTAGTGACAATGCACATACGGTGAAGAGGAGATTGCAGATTGCCCTCAATGTTCCAATTGAGGAGAGCTCGCTGACATATGGTGACAGGGTTCTTGATAATGACCTCAGTGCTATTCGGAATGATTCTCCTCTTCTTCTTACCAGAAACTTGATCCATAGAAGTTCGTCAACTCCTTGTCTCTCTCCTCGTGGGGGTGATCTTGATCAGAGAGATCGGAGTGGTCCAATTGAGATATTGGGTCATTCTAAAGTCTTTGTCAAGACAAAACAACTGGTTAAAGAAATTGTCAAGGGGATGAAGCTTGGGGTTGATCCACTTCCTGTTCATGGTGGGCTTGGAGGTGCGTACTACTTTAGAAACAAAAGAGGTGAAAGTGTTGTTATTGTCAAGCCTACAGATGAAGAGCCTTTTGCTCCGAATAACCCGAAGGGTTTTGTTGGTAAAGCTCTCGGGCAACCAGGCCTGAAACGTTCTATTCGTGTTGGGGAAACAGGTTTCAGAGAAGTTGCGGCTTATCTACTCGATTATGATCATTTTGCTAACGTTCCTCCCACTGCACTTGTGAAGATTACTCACCCAATCTTTAATGTGAACAATGGGGTAAATGCCAAAAAACCGCAAAACAAGCAGCCTGTGAGCAAGATTGCTTCCTTTCAGCAATTTATACCCCATGATTTTGATGCCAGCGATCATGGGACGTCAAGTTTTCCAGTTGCTGCTGTGCATCGTATTGGGATATTAGATATTAGGATTTTGAATACTGACCGACATGCTGGAAACCTGCTTGTGAGGAAGCTTGATAGTATTGGGGGGTTTGGTCAGGTGGAACTCATTCCCATTGATCATGGTCTTTGCTTGCCAGAAAGTTTGGAGGATCCGTATTTCGAGTGGATCCACTGGCCTCAGGCTTCGATTCCATTTTCGGATGATGAACTGGAGTATATCCAAAAACTAGACCCGTTTCAAGATTCTGTAATGCTGAGGGATGAACTTCCAATGATTAGGGAGGCTTGTTTAAGGGTATTGGTTCTCTGCACTATTTTCCTCAAGGAAGCTGCGAGTTTTGGTCTTTGCCTAGCTGAGATTGGGGAGATGATTAGTAGAGAGTTTCGTCGTGGTGAAGAGGAGCCGAGTGAGCTTGAGATTGTGTGCATGGAGGCAAGAAGGCTGATGGCTGAGAGGGAGATCTTATCCCCTAAGGTTCATGCTGAAGATGATGGGTTTCAGTTTGATATTGATTGTGAAGATGCGGGATTTGACTTCTCGGAGGAATTAATGGCTAAATCTTCTTTCCATTTTGGTGGAAGTATTTCTAGTGGGCGGAATCCACTTTCCAGGCTAGAGGAAAGCATTGAGGAGGAAGTGGAGGAGGAAGAAACTGAAGCTGTTGTTGATGATAAGAAACCCATAAAATTTGCAAGCCCTGCAAAGAAACCTAACATCTCCAAACTATCTATGTCACTAAAGAAAACTAGTTTAGATGAGAGCATGAAGTACCAGAAGTTCTCAGCAAGCAGGCCAGAATATGGCTTTAACACAAACTCATCTGGACATAGAAGTGCAGATGAGCAGCTCCCTGCTAGTGCTAGCTTTGTGAAATTTTCGGACATGCGAGAGGAAGAGTGGGCACTGTTTTTAGAGAAGTTTCAGGAGTTGCTCTATCCTGCATTTGCTCAGCGGAAGTCCGCGACCCTTGGACAGAGGCAGAGACAGAGGCTTGGTACTTCCTGCAAGTTTTGA
- the LOC108197269 gene encoding transcription factor BIM2 isoform X1 has translation MKSGKGHHEEEDEAYDDFGSKKDATPSTNTKDGKNSDKASATRSKHSVTEQRRRSKINERFQILRELIPNSDQKRDTASFLLEVIEYVQYLQEKMQKYEGSYQGWSSEPTKLMPWRNSHWRVQSLVGNPQAVKNDPVPGSTFSGRFDENNVTILPPMHTNPQIPVDSDLSRDVSCKLIDQQPELANKGMVMPMPLHSNIGIPIQGDGVFSHPLQRPVSDASISECGINGDAPNNQEDLTIEGGTISISSVYSQGLLNTLTQALESAGVDLTQATISVQVDLGKRANRGLASGIPGAKDHDDPSDDQPVGRFQDSIAGEVSDQVQKRQKI, from the exons ATGAAATCTGGAAAGGGTCATCATGAAGAGGAAGATGAGGCTTATGATGATTTTGGGTCAAAGAAAGATGCTACTCCATCCACTAATACTAAag ATGGGAAGAACAGTGATAAGGCTAGTGCAACAAGGTCTAAGCATTCGGTGACTGAGCAACGGCGAAGGAGCAAGATTAATGAGAG ATTTCAGATATTGAGAGAACTGATACCAAATAGCGATCAGAAAAGAGATACAGCATCTTTCTTGTTGGAG GTGATTGAATATGTGCAGTATCTACAAGAAAAGATGCAGAAGTATGAGGGATCATACCAAGGTTGGAGCTCGGAGCCCACCAAGTTGATGCCGTGG AGAAACAGTCACTGGCGTGTTCAAAGTTTAGTTGGCAATCCTCAAGCTGTAAAGAATGACCCTGTTCCAGGTTCAACATTTTCTGGAAGATTTGATGAGAATAATGTCACAATTTTGCCACCCATGCACACAAACCCGCAGATTCCTGTTGATTCTGACCTTAGCAGAGACGTGTCCTGTAAATTGATAGATCAGCAACCTGAGTTAGCAAACAAGGGAATGGTCATGCCCATGCCTTTGCATTCAAACATAGGCATTCCTATCCAAGGTGATGGTGTGTTTTCCCATCCTCTTCAGAGGCCAGTTTCCGATGCAAGTATATCTGAGTGTGGGATCAATGGTGATGCACCAAATAACCAGGAGGATCTTACTATTGAAGGGGGCACAATTAGCATTTCAAGCGTCTATTCACAAGG GTTATTGAATACTCTGACACAAGCACTGGAGAGTGCTGGAGTAGATCTGACTCAGGCTACCATATCAGTGCAGGTTGACCTTGGTAAGAGAGCAAATAGAGGACTGGCCTCAGGCATACCTGGTGCGAAG GATCACGACGATCCATCTGATGATCAGCCAGTTGGACGTTTTCAGGATTCGATTGCTGGAGAGGTCTCAGATCAGGTTCAGAAGAGGCAGAAGATATAA
- the LOC108197269 gene encoding transcription factor BIM2 isoform X2 has product MKSGKGHHEEEDEAYDDFGSKKDATPSTNTKDGKNSDKASATRSKHSVTEQRRRSKINERFQILRELIPNSDQKRDTASFLLEVIEYVQYLQEKMQKYEGSYQGWSSEPTKLMPWRNSHWRVQSLVGNPQAVKNDPVPGSTFSGRFDENNVTILPPMHTNPQIPVDSDLSRDVSCKLIDQQPELANKGMVMPMPLHSNIGIPIQGDGVFSHPLQRPVSDASISECGINGDAPNNQEDLTIEGGTISISSVYSQGLLNTLTQALESAGVDLTQATISVQVDLGKRANRGLASGIPGAKDSIAGEVSDQVQKRQKI; this is encoded by the exons ATGAAATCTGGAAAGGGTCATCATGAAGAGGAAGATGAGGCTTATGATGATTTTGGGTCAAAGAAAGATGCTACTCCATCCACTAATACTAAag ATGGGAAGAACAGTGATAAGGCTAGTGCAACAAGGTCTAAGCATTCGGTGACTGAGCAACGGCGAAGGAGCAAGATTAATGAGAG ATTTCAGATATTGAGAGAACTGATACCAAATAGCGATCAGAAAAGAGATACAGCATCTTTCTTGTTGGAG GTGATTGAATATGTGCAGTATCTACAAGAAAAGATGCAGAAGTATGAGGGATCATACCAAGGTTGGAGCTCGGAGCCCACCAAGTTGATGCCGTGG AGAAACAGTCACTGGCGTGTTCAAAGTTTAGTTGGCAATCCTCAAGCTGTAAAGAATGACCCTGTTCCAGGTTCAACATTTTCTGGAAGATTTGATGAGAATAATGTCACAATTTTGCCACCCATGCACACAAACCCGCAGATTCCTGTTGATTCTGACCTTAGCAGAGACGTGTCCTGTAAATTGATAGATCAGCAACCTGAGTTAGCAAACAAGGGAATGGTCATGCCCATGCCTTTGCATTCAAACATAGGCATTCCTATCCAAGGTGATGGTGTGTTTTCCCATCCTCTTCAGAGGCCAGTTTCCGATGCAAGTATATCTGAGTGTGGGATCAATGGTGATGCACCAAATAACCAGGAGGATCTTACTATTGAAGGGGGCACAATTAGCATTTCAAGCGTCTATTCACAAGG GTTATTGAATACTCTGACACAAGCACTGGAGAGTGCTGGAGTAGATCTGACTCAGGCTACCATATCAGTGCAGGTTGACCTTGGTAAGAGAGCAAATAGAGGACTGGCCTCAGGCATACCTGGTGCGAAG GATTCGATTGCTGGAGAGGTCTCAGATCAGGTTCAGAAGAGGCAGAAGATATAA
- the LOC108199226 gene encoding sister chromatid cohesion protein PDS5 homolog D, with translation MSSRSYEKCVTMLENVAKVRSGILMLDLECNWLLSEMFQNFLSSIREFHPKNIFKHMETVMCLVLEESDDDSLSLELLAVILAILKRDNEEILVSAQKLAESILVNCGVKLKPQLKQAVNSLGLPLDGYSDIVATICNESNSEVEPNDGDFSSQKEKPEAVEVVISKLFGHDDKIVAIDKTDGAAEDFCTQNSEQISEKPDAAEMAVKSLFAGVETGMPASKSRIDWMTTPMDYIGLSPMDYIGWSYSSPVTFASILSQSLNTTSKWGNVLENDNAGVVNENAMRLHLTTEDIPSEICAAVDETTMPSSKRRRCSTTEDMQTQIDNSAFGDNAPGSKPQSQSQAKSKNGDEESSKLAEFIGILAEALNDMVDSKKLPIPVEELWGFIHEMKLDGDLAGDAFVFLLDRPVQLKGLVSTPIGIRKSILLKMMMRDAK, from the exons ATGTCCAGTCGATCATATGAAAAGTGTGTCACCATGCTTGAAAATGTTGCCAAGGTCAGGTCAGGGATTCTGATGCTAGATCTGGAATGTAACTGGTTGCTCTCGGAGATGTTCCAAAACTTTCTAAGCTCAATAAG GGAATTTCATCCGAAAAATATCTTCAAACACATGGAAACAGTAATGTGTCTTGTACTAGAGGAAAGTGATGATGATTCCCTGTCCCTGGAGCTTTTAGCTGTCATTCTAGCTATTTTAAAAAGGGACAACGAG GAAATTCTCGTTAGTGCTCAGAAATTGGCAGAGAGTATATTGGTGAACTGTGGTGTCAAGCTTAAACCTCAGCTCAAGCAAGCTGTGAACTCACTGGGTCTTCCTTTAGATGGTTACAGTGATATTGTTGCTACAATATGCAATGAATCCAATAGTGAGGTTGAGCCCAACGATGGTGATTTTTCTTCGCAAAAG GAAAAACCAGAAGCTGTAGAAGTGGTGATCAGCAAACTGTTTGGACATGATGACAAAATTGTCGCGATAGATAAAACTGATGGAGCTGCCGAGGACTTCTGTACACAGAATTCTGAACAAATTTCA GAAAAACCAGACGCTGCAGAAATGGCGGTGAAAAGTCTGTTTGCTGGCGTTGAAACTGGTATGCCAGCATCGAAGAGCAGAATAGATTGGATGACAACTCCAATGGATTATATTGGTTTGAGTCCAATGGATTATATTGGTTGGAGTTATAGTTCTCCAGTGACATTTGCATCGATTCTAAGCCAGTCTCTAAATACCACTTCGAAGTGGGGAAATGTATTAGAGAATGACAATGCAGGAGTCGTCAATGAAAATGCTATGAGACTCCATTTGACAACAGAAGACATTCCATCTGAAATTTGTG CTGCTGTGGATGAAACAACTATGCCCTCGTCAAAGAGGAGACGTTGTTCGACAACAGAAGACATGCAAACTCAAATTGATAATTCTGCTTTCGGTGATAATGCTCCAGGGTCAAAGCCTCAAAGCCAGTCTCAAGCTAAATCAAAGAATGGGGATGAGGAGTCTTCCAAGTTGGCAGAGTTTATTGGTATTCTAGCAGAGGCTTTAAATGATATGGTTGATAGTAAAAAGCTCCCAATCCCAGTTGAAGAACTCTGGGGTTTTATACATGAAATGAAGCTGGACGGAGATCTTGCAGGTGATGCTTTTGTATTTCTGTTGGACAGACCTGTGCAGCTGAAAGGTCTTGTATCCACTCCCATTGGCATTCGCAAATCCATACTTCTGAAAATGATGATGAGAGATGCAAAGTAG
- the LOC108197253 gene encoding cytochrome P450 CYP749A22: MAVGILTIFFSSTLCLFLLWKLTKLIDKVWWSPRRIQRLLSSQGVKGLSYSFPHGNTKVISAMRSQSMGYPMGISHDMFPRIQPHVYLWTKMYGRNFINWHGPEAQLFVTEPDLIKEILNNKEDAYPKMEMQGYAKKLLGDAMITNEGEKWAKIRKLANHTFHANSLKGMIPEMSTSVEIMLERWRDYEGNEIDVHKEFGALTTEVISRTAFGSSFSDGKHIFEMVAKLTAITVRNIYRTRLPGLSQIIRTEDETQAEKLKEGIKNSILDLVGKRDQKVKNGEAEDYGSDYLGQLVKICHDSDANKRITVAQMVDEIRALYGAGHLTTTNLLSWTVFLLAVDTDWQDKARKEVFQHFGQENPSSDGIARLKSMNMIINESLRLYPPVLTVTRAVKKEVKLGSLTLPPNLSIFISILALHHDPQIWGKDVHLFKPERFSEGVAKATNNNAAAFIPFGMGPRTCVGLNFTTNESKIALSMILKRYKFSLSPNNVHHPADIFILTPKNGVKVILQKL; the protein is encoded by the exons ATGGCTGTTGGAATTTTGACAATCTTCTTCTCTAGCACACTCTGCTTGTTCCTTCTTTGGAAGCTCACCAAGTTGATTGATAAAGTATGGTGGAGTCCGAGACGTATACAAAGACTGCTGAGTTCACAGGGAGTAAAAGGCCTTTCTTACAGCTTTCCTCATGGGAACACGAAAGTGATCTCAGCAATGAGAAGCCAGTCGATGGGGTATCCCATGGGAATTTCACATGATATGTTTCCGAGGATTCAGCCACATGTCTACTTATGGACAAAGATGTACG GAAGAAACTTTATTAATTGGCATGGTCCAGAAGCTCAGTTGTTTGTGACAGAGCCCGATCTTATCAAGGAAATACTGAATAACAAAGAAGATGCTTATCCGAAAATGGAGATGCAAGGATATGCCAAGAAGTTGTTGGGGGATGCAATGATAACAAATGAAGGTGAAAAATGGGCAAAGATAAGAAAACTAGCCAACCATACTTTTCACGCGAATAGCTTGAAA GGCATGATTCCAGAAATGAGTACTAGTGTGGAGATTATGCTAGAGAGGTGGCGTGATTATGAAGGTAATGAAATAGATGTGCACAAGGAATTTGGCGCATTAACAACTGAAGTTATTTCAAGGACGGCCTTTGGGAGTAGTTTTTCTGATGGGAAACACATATTTGAGATGGTAGCAAAACTGACAGCTATTACTGTTAGAAATATATACAGGACTCGACTGCCAGGCCTCAG CCAAATCATTAGGACAGAAGATGAGACCCAAGCTGAGAAACTTAAAGAAGGAATCAAGAATTCAATTCTAGACCTCGTAGGTAAAAGAGATCAGAAGGTGAAGAACGGAGAAGCTGAAGACTATGGAAGTGATTATCTTGGACAACTTGTGAAAATCTGTCATGATTCTGATGCAAACAAGAGGATTACTGTGGCACAAATGGTGGACGAGATCAGGGCGTTGTATGGTGCTGGTCATCTAACAACGACAAATTTACTTTCATGGACCGTTTTTCTTCTGGCAGTCGACACAGATTGGCAGGATAAAGCTAGGAAGGAAGTGTTCCAACACTTTGGCCAGGAAAATCCATCATCTGATGGCATTGCAAGGCTTAAATCC ATGAACATGATTATAAACGAGTCACTCAGACTCTATCCACCCGTGCTTACTGTGACAAGAGCAGTTAAAAAGGAAGTTAAATTAGGAAGCCTCACTCTTCCTCCTAATCTCAGCATTTTCATTTCCATACTGGCTCTTCATCACGATCCTCAGATATGGGGCAAAGATGTTCATCTCTTCAAACCAGAAAGATTTTCTGAAGGGGTGGCTAAAGCGACAAATAACAATGCTGCAGCATTCATTCCCTTCGGTATGGGGCCTCGGACTTGTGTGGGACTGAACTTCACAACAAATGAATCAAAGATTGCACTTTCAATGATCCTGAAGAGGTACAAGTTCTCACTGTCCCCAAACAATGTTCACCACCCTGCTGATATATTCATCCTCACCCCGAAAAATGGAGTTAAAGTGATACTTCAAAAACTGTAA